GGAATTAACTCTCAAGGAAGCAAAGGTAATAGAAGTTGCCGCATATCAATCTTGTTGTCCTACTGGTATTCCACCTGAAGCAGAGTTAGCTCTCCAAAACCGCAAGATAGATGTAATTACCTTTGCCAGTTCTAAAACTGTACAATTTTTCTGTCAACTGACTGACAAGATATTTTCTAACAACTCTGATGCTAGTCAACTCTTAGAAGGTGTTTGTATTGCCTCCATCGGGCCTCAAACTTCTAAAACTTGTCATACCTTATTCGGGCGCGTAGATGTAGAAGCACAAGAATATACTTTAGATGGTTTAACCCAAGCACTAATAATATGGGCAACCAATTCTTAGATGAGGGAGCAGGGGAAGCAGGGGAAGCAGGGGGAGCAGGGGGAGAAAGAACTAATGCCCAATGCCCAATGCCCAATTCCCAATGCCCAATTCCAATGACAAAACGTATAATCGGCTTAACCGGAGGTATTGCCACAGGCAAAACCACTGTCACCAATTATTTAGCTAACGCTTATAACCTGCCAATTTTGGATGCAGATATTTATGCTAGAGAGGCAGTATCTTTAGGTTCGCCTATTCTTGGTGCGATCGCTCAACGTTACGGCGAACAAATTTTATTACCAGATGGCAGCCTCAATCGCCAAAGGCTAGGCGAAATTATCTTTAATTCTCAAGATGAACGCAACTGGATAGATAATTTGATTCATCCTTATGTGCGCGATCGCTTCCTCAAAGCAATTGCCCAATCTTCCTTACAAACACTGGTGTTAGTAGTACCGCTATTATTTGAAGCGGGAATGACCGATCTGGTTACAGAAATCTGGGTAGTGCGTTGTTCCCAAGAGCAACAACTACAAAGATTAATACAACGAAACCATTTGAATAGAGAACAAGCACGAGCTAGGATCAACAGCCAATTATCTATTGAAGAAAAGGTAGCTCATGCAGATGTAGTTTTAGATAACTCCTCCACCCTAGAAGTACTACTGAAGCAGGTAGATGTAGCTCTCGAAACCACAAATTCGGATTAAATGCTATTTATCTTAAAAAATATACACAGACTACATTCTAAATACATAAAGGGTTTATAAATTTAATATTATCTAGTTAAGTAAAATCATTTCATATTTCACCCAGCCTTAGCCAATAATTCGGTGATTTTACAGTTGAAGTTGCGGTTAGTGATATTATAAATTTGAGTGGCTATCAAGTAAAAGATGTCATTGAGTAAATAAATATTAATAACTAAAAATTAAGATTTAAGAAAAACTAATTGAAGATTATTAAATCTTATTTTAAAATTCTTATTAGAACTACATTCTCAATGAAGTGCTTGTAATTTATTTTCAGCCAATTGTCGCGCAGACACCTAATGGAAAATTCGGTGGTGTATTGCCCTTACTAGCTGTCAATGCGGTTGATTCGTAACTAGATTGTCCGCCTGTTCGATTCTGGATTACTAATTGAAAGGGATTGAGATTCACCTAGTGTCCAGAACTCTTCGTTATAGATTTCTTCTTTGCGAGAACTCACTTATGTCTATGCTCAGGACAGGTATGAACTTAAGTTTTAGTTTTTTAAGTAAGTTAGCTCTAGTTACCTTTCCAGCTAATCCATTAAAACAGAAGAATAAAATACACGATTATAGCCAACTTGTTTGGGGAAGCGACTACGTATTTGAGCGCCTCAATGAAGGAATGATAGGGTATATGACTGGAATCGGTAAAGGCATTAAACCCTGCGATCGCATTATTTTGCGAGAAGGTTGTGAATCTTATCAATATCAAGTTGAAGAAATTGATTATTACTCCGATCCTTCTGATATGTGGATAGCTCTACTCAAACAAATACCAATTGACTAAATATTAAAGTCAATCAGTTACTTCAATTCTATATTTGATTTTTGAACAAAATTAGGTATTGTAGGGGAGCCAGTGCGTTGCGGTGAATCCAGCGCTGTAGGCGGGTTTCCCAACCTAGGCGACTGGTGAACCCGAAGGGAGGGCATTGGAGGGTTTCATGACTGGATAAACAAGTTAGGAATAAGAATTAAACTAACATACAGTTTATGTCCCTGGCTTACCTCACCCTCAATCCCTCTCCTTATAAAGGCTATGGTGTACACACAAGTCCTTTTCACCCCCTCTAACTCCCCCTTGTTAAGGGGGAGAACCGGATATTTCCCCCCTTTATAAGGGAGGATTAAGGGGGGTAAATCCAGGGTTTGGGTTTCATTTACCAAGATGTGTGTACACCGTAGCCTTATAAAGGAGAGGGAAGCTAGAGACAAGATGAAGTTTTGGATTTTATTTAATCCACCTTCCTTAGTTCGTAGTAAGGACTTTAGTCCTTATTTTCTAAGCAATAAAGTCTTGACTACAAACCCTCAAAACTAGCTTTACAAACTAATAGTTAGTTAACACTTAAAGAACTTGTAGTTTTTTTGAGAACTTCATCTGTTTTGGGAGCAACTGAAAGATGCACAATATGTACTGAACAAGAAGCATGGTGAAGAACGTAGTTACTCACACTACCGAGAAATAGTTCCATTAGCCCAGAATGACCCCGCCGCCCCATAACAATTAAATCAGCGTCATAACTATGGGCTAAGTCACAAATAACCCGGCCAGGACTACCAACATTTTGTGTAAATTCTGTATTTACACCCGATGTATTAGCTTGGTTACAGAAAGATTGCAACATCTGGATTCCCAAATTTTTAAAGGTATCCCACTGTTTTTGGTATAACTCAAAGCTTTGACTGCTTAATCCTGGATAGTAGTCAAAATTAGACATCATAGGTACGTAAGGGCTACCCTCTTCTTCTGGAGATAGAATATGCACTAGCATTAAGTTAGCTTGTGTTAACTTTGCTAAACCCAACGCTTCCTCAAAAACCTGTTGCCCTATTTCCGAGCGATCTAATGCAACTAAAATCTTTTTAAACATCATAATAGACCTCCTATTTCTTTGGTAATTGGTCTTTACTATTTCAGATTTCCAAATGCTGGATTGACAAAAATGACTAATCCTTCAACTCTGTTTAGCGACTTTTGAATTTTAAATTTATTAAAAGTTTTTATCCCATATCTATAATATATAGCAAAAAAATTTGAGGAACTTGTGAAGAAAACAAGTCTTTATCTTTGATTACGGGGGAGACTCACGTTTTATAAAATACAACCTTAGCTCAGTATTTATTGTTTTTTCAAAGGCAAGTATCTTGATATAATCCAAGTGTGGATTTATCAGATGGATTCAATATCTTCCACTGCCAAAAACTCATGTAATTCTTCTATACTTACTGAAGTAAAGTAAATATCAGGTTCTATTTTATAGATTTAAAAATCAGTTTTTCAAGATATCCTAATTCAAACGGATTCTCTGATTCAAGTTCTTGAAACACGATGCGTTCTATGCGGCTTTGAATCTCAACTGGTAAAGCAGCAAGTTATTTCAAGAATCTTGTTGTATATTCAACTTGCCACATTTCTTTCTTTTAGTGATTGATAATATTTTAGTGCTTCATCTTTTGATAGTGGTTTTTCTTCCTCTACTTCTTCCATAAGTTTTGCTAAACCGTAATCTTCAAGAATTTCTTCAATCTTTTCAAATTCAGCGATAGGAATTTGTACGGCAATAGGTCGTTGATTTTCGCCGAGAACATAATTTTTGTGAACTTCAAACATTTTAATAACTCCTATGTATAAAAGTCCATTGGTGTTCGCCTACTAAAATTATGGTGTCTGGTAATTAAATTTTAACAGTTTATAGCGATCGCACTTAAGGAATTAAGGGTGCGATCGCAACACAATTGCAGACACAATTATCAGTCTGTTGGAACGCTTCGGGTTAAAATTCTCATCACTTTGCCTGGTTCAGTGTCTTCCAGTTCCAAAAACTCATGTAATTCTTCTATAGTGAGTGAAGCATGGTAAATATTAGGTAAGGATTCAGGTCTAATATTGTGGAAGCAAAGAAGGGCGAGACAGACAATTATTAGAGTCAGCAATTAGAGCTTGTGCAAAAAAATCAATTACAGACCTACCTTGACGACGGCAAGTTTGCACTACCGTCAACAAATTGGCAGTGTGTTGAAACCGCTCCATCGAACGGGAACCACCGCTAATCTTACGTTTTGTCACGGCTAAACGCAGCGTTCGCGAAGCGTGTCCGAAGGACTCTCGTTCGGCTTGATTGTTATCAGGACTTAAACAAAAAAAGAAGCAAAAATAAGGTATGATGCCTTATCAGCATAGCTTTTACGTTAAAGTAACACCCGATGAAAGAAACAACACCCGCAGCCATGCCGTCTTGCTTTGAAAAATGGTGTCAAAGGTTTGATGATGTGTTTAGTCATAAAGCGCAAAAAAGAGGGTTTAGGCATTATTTAGGGGGATTATTGGGGGAAAGCGAGAGAAAAAACCTATCTCAGATGGCAGAAAACGCTATAGGAGTGAAATACCATCAATTGCACCACTTTTTAACTGAAGCACCCTGGTCTAATTCACAGATCAATGAACGTCGTTTAGAGGTAATGAGCAAATGTAGTCAAACCAGAATTAGTAGAGGATTTAGCTTGATAATTGATGATTCTGGTCATAGGAAAAGCGGAAATTTTACGGATGGAGTGGGATTCTGTACATCGGAGAAATTGGCAAAACAGATAATGGAATAGTAGTGGTAACAACTCATTTATATGATGGGAGAAAAAGCTTACCATTAGATTTTATTAATCGTTAGTGTCTAGACTTTAAGTTTTAACGCATCTACTTTCTAAACCGTCACACCCTCCAACTCTTCATCTGTCAACTCATACAACTGGCGCAACTTATCTAACTTATCACCATCAGCTTCCCAGAAACCCCGCCCATGCGCCTCCAACATTCTCCCTAAAATATTGCGAAAAGCTTCAGGATTTGCCTTGCGTAATTTATCCGCCATCTCTGCATCTAAAGCATAAGTATCAGCCGCTTGGTCATAAACCCAATCATCGGTAAAATCGGCAGTACCACCCCAACCAATTAACGCCGTCATCCGTTGGGAAATTTCAAAAGCACCACCAGAACCTTGATTCGCCATTGCTTGCGCCCATTTGGGATTTACCAACTTAGTGCGATACTCCATTCGCAGCAGATCATCTAAATTGCGCGGTGTAGTATCCTTCGAGAAACTTTCCACAAAGCTAGTTGTAACCTTCTTACCGCCTTGTTTTTCTGCCGCCCTTTTCAACCCGCCCGTATTAGCGTAATATTCCTGAATATCAGTTAAACCATATTCTACCGAATCGATTTCTTGAACAATGCGATCGCTAGTTTTTAACAGAGTATTTAAAACTTCCGGTCTAGCTTGACCTTTATCCTCTCTCCCGTAGCTGAATACATTGCGACTTTGCCAAGTATTCCCCAACTCCTCACCAGATTCCCAGTTACCATCAACAACGCGATCGTTCACCAAAGAACCAAAATCACCCGCCGGATTAGAAAACAACCTCGCCGATACATTTTCCACCCCTTGGGCTTTTAAAGCTAAAGCATGTCTTCTAATAAAATTCTGATCGTCCGGTTCATCAGCATCAGCCGCCCGTTGAAACAAATCATCCAACAATTCGATAATATTGACAAAACTATCCCGAAAAATCCCAGACAAATTACCCAACACATCAATCCGGGGATGTCCAACCTCAGCCAACGGCTTCAACTCATAACGAACAACTCTACCAGTACCTTCCTTAACAGGTTCAGCCCCCACCAACTCCAACAAAATCCCCAAAGATTCGCCCTTCGTTTTAATCGCATCCAATCCCCAAAGCATCACCGCCACCGTCTCAGGATACTTCCCATACTCATCCAAATGCTGGGCAATAATTTTTTGGGCAACTTCCCGTCCCCGTTCATAAGCCGCAGGCGAAGGCATCCGATAAGGATCTAAAGCATGAATATTTCTCCCAGTCGGCAAAACACCAGCCCCATCCCTTAACAAATCTCCCCCAGGCGCAGGCGGAATATACTCCCCATTCAACCCCCTTAACAAATTCGTCAACTCATCCGTAGATTGCATCAACAAATCCCTTATTACTCTTTCCTCCTCTTGGCGGTCTTGGCGTCTTGGCGGTTCGTCTCCAAAATAAGCCTCTAAATACGCCTCCAACTCCTCCTCACTAGGCTTTTCCCCCAAAGTATGCAACCCCGAAGAAAACAACCGATTTTCTAAAACCTGCAAATATCCATACAATTCAACCAAATAATCATCAAAAGCATGAACACTAAACATCCGCACATTCTCAGCAGTAAACGCAATCCCCAACCGTTTAGCATCCTCAAACGGACAATCAGCATCCAACCCAGAGTCCACAATCTTTTTACAAATCCCTTCCTTCAAAACATAATTCTTTTGTGGATCTTCACGATACTCCGCAATCAAATCACGCAACGCCACCAACTCCTTATACAAACCTGCGCGACCATAAGGAGGTACATTATGAGAAATCAACACACCATAACCGCGACGTTTCGCTAACATCGACTCAGAAGGATTATTCGCCGCATATATATAGAGATTAGGCAGATTTCCTAACAAAATATCCGACCAAGAATAACCCGTATTCCCCAACGGAGAACCAGGCAACCATTCCACCGTTCCATGCATTCCAAAGTGAACTAAAGCATCAGCTTCAAACTCATTTTGCAGCCATTTATAATAAGCTACATATTGAGGATGTGGCGTTAAATCCCGTTCAAACATTAAGCGCATCGGGTCGCCTTGTATCCCCAAAGGTGGTTGTACACCTATCCAGATATTACCTAATTGCACACCACCAATCTGAAATTCATCGCCATAAGTTTTAATACCGGTTCCCGTGAGAGATTTCCATTGTTTTTCGATGCGGGAAGTTTGCAGGTATCCCAGCCATTTTTCTAGAGTGCGGACGTTAACGGACGCGGGGATATTTTTTGTATTATCAATTTCATCCGCCTCTTTCACCCAGCGAATCAATTCTTCCCCATCTTCCGGCAAATCTCCGACGGTGTAACCTTGTTCTTTCAGTGCGTGGAGAAACTTCAGCAAACTACGCGGCACATTTAATAATGCAGCTGTACCCACAGCACCATAACCTGGAGGAAACCCATATAAAATAATGGCAATCTTGCGTTCCGATGCAGGTTTTTGCCGCAAAGCCACCCAACTTTTCACCCTACCAATTAATCGCTGTACACGTTCGGGAACCAGATAAATATTTTCGCCCACCAAACCACCAAGGGGAACGGTATCAATAGCCCCATCCAATTCTGGTAAAGCGTACAACACCACACTTTGCAATCCGCCGATACCTTGGCGCGTCCACGAGGAAATATCTTGAATTAATAGTGGTGCAGCAACAATATAAGGTACATTCTTGGCAGTGAGAATACGCTTTGCAACTTCTATTTGACGGCCACCTTCCATTGAACCAGCCGGGCCACCCACCAGAGGAAAGCCAATTGTGGAAACGATCGCATCTACTTTAACTGCTTCACTAGAAAGTGAGGGTGTTTCTATATTACCTAGTTGTCGTTGCTGAATTTCATAGTCGGTTGTCATCAAATCTCGTACCGCCACGTGTCCTTCTACGCCGTTGATGAAAATTGGTAAAGGAGTTAAGCCGGCTTTTTCAAAACTGCGAATTAGTTGGGGAATGTAGGGTTGTTTGGTGATGACGTGTTTTCGGTAGAGGAGAATTCCGATAATCGGTTTTGTAGAGACGCGATTCATCGCGTCTATTGGGAAGACGCGATGAATCGCGTCTCTACAATGGGTTTTATACCATTCTAAATATTTGTGGGGCGATTCAAAAAACCCTGGATAGTCGGGGTGGAGTAATCCGATGTTGGGGGTTTCGACTAGGGGGGGAATGTCGCCGACTTTTAAACCTAAATATTTTTCTGCTAGTGTCCAGAATAATGAAGCGACGTTTTCGGAACCGCCAGCATTCCAATAACCATAGATAATTAACCAGTTGCGTAAGTCTTGGACTTTTTGCACTGGGACGTATTTCAGTAGTTTGGGGCCGATTTTTAAGAAGCTGATGTAACCAGCGAGTTTATCTTCTTCTCGGCCGTTGCTAAATTTGTCGAGGATGAATTTAACTGGTTTGGGCATTCCTTTGGGCTTATCGCCAATGGCAAAATCACCCAACTTGGTTAAACTCATCAATTCCAAGGCTGACTCAAAGACTAAGCGGATGGGAATTTGGGAAATGCGATCGCGCAACCACACAACTTGGTCATAATCAAATAGGAGGCTACCGAAAAACACATCAGCGTTATCAAGGGCTGCTTCTACCTCAGCCCGTTGACTGGTAAGATTGCGATCGCTAAATACCCGAATATCCAACTCAGGACAGCGAGAGTTAGCCAAAAAAGCTGCTTTCCTGTACAATTCAGCGTTGAA
This genomic interval from Nostoc sp. KVJ3 contains the following:
- the bchH gene encoding magnesium chelatase subunit H; the protein is MKRIVLVAGFESFNAELYRKAAFLANSRCPELDIRVFSDRNLTSQRAEVEAALDNADVFFGSLLFDYDQVVWLRDRISQIPIRLVFESALELMSLTKLGDFAIGDKPKGMPKPVKFILDKFSNGREEDKLAGYISFLKIGPKLLKYVPVQKVQDLRNWLIIYGYWNAGGSENVASLFWTLAEKYLGLKVGDIPPLVETPNIGLLHPDYPGFFESPHKYLEWYKTHCRDAIHRVFPIDAMNRVSTKPIIGILLYRKHVITKQPYIPQLIRSFEKAGLTPLPIFINGVEGHVAVRDLMTTDYEIQQRQLGNIETPSLSSEAVKVDAIVSTIGFPLVGGPAGSMEGGRQIEVAKRILTAKNVPYIVAAPLLIQDISSWTRQGIGGLQSVVLYALPELDGAIDTVPLGGLVGENIYLVPERVQRLIGRVKSWVALRQKPASERKIAIILYGFPPGYGAVGTAALLNVPRSLLKFLHALKEQGYTVGDLPEDGEELIRWVKEADEIDNTKNIPASVNVRTLEKWLGYLQTSRIEKQWKSLTGTGIKTYGDEFQIGGVQLGNIWIGVQPPLGIQGDPMRLMFERDLTPHPQYVAYYKWLQNEFEADALVHFGMHGTVEWLPGSPLGNTGYSWSDILLGNLPNLYIYAANNPSESMLAKRRGYGVLISHNVPPYGRAGLYKELVALRDLIAEYREDPQKNYVLKEGICKKIVDSGLDADCPFEDAKRLGIAFTAENVRMFSVHAFDDYLVELYGYLQVLENRLFSSGLHTLGEKPSEEELEAYLEAYFGDEPPRRQDRQEEERVIRDLLMQSTDELTNLLRGLNGEYIPPAPGGDLLRDGAGVLPTGRNIHALDPYRMPSPAAYERGREVAQKIIAQHLDEYGKYPETVAVMLWGLDAIKTKGESLGILLELVGAEPVKEGTGRVVRYELKPLAEVGHPRIDVLGNLSGIFRDSFVNIIELLDDLFQRAADADEPDDQNFIRRHALALKAQGVENVSARLFSNPAGDFGSLVNDRVVDGNWESGEELGNTWQSRNVFSYGREDKGQARPEVLNTLLKTSDRIVQEIDSVEYGLTDIQEYYANTGGLKRAAEKQGGKKVTTSFVESFSKDTTPRNLDDLLRMEYRTKLVNPKWAQAMANQGSGGAFEISQRMTALIGWGGTADFTDDWVYDQAADTYALDAEMADKLRKANPEAFRNILGRMLEAHGRGFWEADGDKLDKLRQLYELTDEELEGVTV
- a CDS encoding universal stress protein, with the protein product MFKKILVALDRSEIGQQVFEEALGLAKLTQANLMLVHILSPEEEGSPYVPMMSNFDYYPGLSSQSFELYQKQWDTFKNLGIQMLQSFCNQANTSGVNTEFTQNVGSPGRVICDLAHSYDADLIVMGRRGHSGLMELFLGSVSNYVLHHASCSVHIVHLSVAPKTDEVLKKTTSSLSVN
- the coaE gene encoding dephospho-CoA kinase (Dephospho-CoA kinase (CoaE) performs the final step in coenzyme A biosynthesis.) is translated as MTKRIIGLTGGIATGKTTVTNYLANAYNLPILDADIYAREAVSLGSPILGAIAQRYGEQILLPDGSLNRQRLGEIIFNSQDERNWIDNLIHPYVRDRFLKAIAQSSLQTLVLVVPLLFEAGMTDLVTEIWVVRCSQEQQLQRLIQRNHLNREQARARINSQLSIEEKVAHADVVLDNSSTLEVLLKQVDVALETTNSD